The window CTTGTTCATAGACTTGTTTTAGAACATGAATCGCTTTATCGTAATTACCTTGTTCGATAAATAACCGCCCCTTCATAATTGAAACCCGAGCACAGTGGTTATCGGCTTGTTCTGCTTTATTTAACAATGTCAGAGCATCTTCAAGATCATCACTCGCGAGTTGTTGGGTCGCTAATTCGCAATAAAAATGGGCAATTTGCTCTCGTAGTTCTGGATGCCCTGATTTAACCAGTTTACCTGCTGTTTCAATGGCTTTAGTCCAGTCACTGGTTAGTTGGTAAATATTTAATAGGGATTGTAAAGCACTTTGTTTGAAATCAACTTCATCCGTTAATTGCTGGAACATATTTTCTGCACGGTCATAAACGCCTGCAGCCATATAATCTCGGCCAAGTTGTTGAGTTGCTAATAAACGTTGTTCAAATGATAAAGCGGCACTTTCCACCAGCGATTGGTGAATACGGATGGCACGTTCAACTTCACCTCGAGAGCGAAATAGATTTCCCAAAGTGAGATGAGCCTCAAAGGCGGAGCTGTCTTCATTTTTTAGCATGTCGAGGAACAAATCGACAGCTTTATCTTGTTGATTAGATAATAGAAAGTTAACGCCTGTCACATAATCACGTGACAAGCGATTCGCATGTTGTTGCTTATCTTGTTGAGCACTTCTGCGCCCCATATACCAACCGTAAGCAGCAGCAACCGGTAGCAGCAGAAACAGCAACTCGAACATACAGGATTATTCCTTGTTCTGAGTCGTCACTAATGAGGTTGATTCGGAAATATTATTTTCTCCAGCACCTAATTGTGATTCTAAACGTCTAATTTTACGACGTGCATTTTTCAGGCTAACAATGACCCGTAAATAAAACGCAGCACAGACTAGCCAACCTAGCACAAAACCGACACCAAAAAGTGATGCAAGAAGGGTTGATAATGAAAAATCCCCTTTTGCAATCAGGTAGTTAAATGTAATAACCTGATCATTGCTTGAACCTAGCGTAATCGAAATAATAAAAAAAGCGACCGCTAGTAATAAAATCAGAAAATATTTCACATTTATTCCCGTTATCAGTTCTATTCATCCAATAATATCTACCTGTTAAGGTAGCATTTCCAGCGCATTCAGACAAAGCAATTTATTTTATACAATGAGAGATTTAAGCTATATCCCCTCTAATAATGGTTAACTTGATGAAAGATTAATCGGCTTTGTTAAATACCCCCCATGTCCGCAAAATATAATAACCAAATATGGTAAAACAGGCACTGATGATCACGGAAGTAATTATATCAATAGGCCAATGCATGCCCAACAGCATACGGCTAAATGCAATACCCTCAGCCCAAATAGCAAGCCCTATCGATAACACATATAAACGTTGTTGCCAAAAGAGCGCGATTAAAAACAATGCCCAGCCAGCTGCAAATAGCATATGACCAGAAGGAAAAGAATACCCTGTTTCTGCTTGCCAATGCTTACGCTGCCATTTAGGTACATTTTCATCTTGTTTAACTGTGTCTTTAATTAATTTCGCTCGTATACTACGTTTTAACTCATAAAAATCTGATGAAGGAATTTGATATTCGGTTGCCAGCCATTCTACATAAGGGCGTGGCTCTTTAAATGTGCTTTTCAATGCGCTCTTCAAACCTTGTTGCAGTAATACAACGCAGATAAGAACAAACAGAATTTTTAGTCGCTGTTTCTTTTTTGAACGAAAAACAAATGCAACCGCCCCTAGAAATAACAGAGCCGTTAAAACACTGTAAGGCGTTCCCGCAGTGTCTGTCAGCCAAAGAAGCCATTTCATTGAGTTAAACTGGGTTTCTGGTGACCAATGCCAGCCTGTGATTATCATCAACATGGGCGGTGTCATTAATAACAATGCAAAAGCACAAACGACCAAAACAGTTTTTTTCATTCAATGTATTCCAAGTAAAGTTCTATTAAATATACAAATATTACATTCACACATTATTAACTCTGTTATAGTAATACAGTGTTGGTCGTGTGCAAAGAATACCAACCTCTATATGCTAAACGTCATATAGCATCGATGTAATATAGTTAAGCTACTTTATATCGATAAACGTTATTAATTAAGCAAGAGTTACTTTAACTAATGAAAGAAAATATGCAGCTAAAACGCGTTGCTGAAGCAAAGCTCCCAACACCTTTTGGTGAATTTTTAATGGTGGGTTTTGAAGAAATCGCAACCGGTCGTGATCATGTAGCGTTAATTTTTGGCGATATCTCTGGAAATACACCGGTTCTCAGCCGGATCCACTCCGAATGTTTAACCGGAGATGCGTTATTTAGTCTACGCTGCGATTGTGGTTTTCAATTAGAAGCCGCGCTCTCTCAGATTAGTAAAGAAGGCCGAGGAGTATTACTTTATCATCGTCAAGAAGGCCGAAACATTGGCTTGCTGAATAAAATTCGCGCTTATGCATTACAAGATCAAGGCCTCGATACGGTTGAAGCCAACATCAAACTCGGATTTAAAGCCGATGAGCGTGATTTTACCTTATGCTCTGATATGTATAAGTTATTGGGGATTAATGAAGTTCGCTTATTGACGAATAACCCGAAAAAAATCGACATCATGCGTGAAGCAGGAATTAACGTTGTAGAGCGTGTTCCACTGATTGTCGGCCGCAACCCAAGTAATGAACATTATCTTGACGTTAAAGCAGAAAAAATGGGGCACATGCTATTTAAGCACCAGTGATCTCACCAAAGGAAGAGTGTTCTGCTCTTCCCTTTGTTTCTCCTATTTCATTATAGCCTCTCAAAGTGTGCCATTTATTGGCTACTATATTCACTTTCTTTCCATAAGGTTTATACTGTTAGCCATCTGATTACCCTGACGAATAAACTGAATTCTTGAGGCTTATTCCGCATACTACCAGGAGATACTGTGAACAACCTGCATTCCATTCAACGCATGAGAAGATTGCGTAAAACTGAAAAACTCCGCACTTTATTCCAAGAAACACATCTTTCCGTTAATGACCTTTGCTTGCCAATTTTTGTTGAAGAAGAACTCGACGACTATATGCCAATCAATAGTATGCCGGGTGTTATGCGTATTCCAGAAAAACGTCTTGCTTATGAAATTGAGCGTATCGCAAATGCAGGAATAAAATCAGTGATGACCTTTGGGGTCTCCCATCATCTTGATGATAATGGTAGTGATGCATGGCAAGAAAATGGTTTAGTGGCACGTATGTCACGTATCTGTAAAGAAACCGTTCCTGAAATGATAGTGATGTCTGACACCTGTTTTTGTGAATACACCTCCCATGGCCACTGTGGAGTCATGCACGGCCATCTCGTTGATAACGATGCAACCATCCATAACCTAGGTTTACAAGCGGTTGCCGCTGCACGCGCAGGTGCTGATTTTATTGCCCCTTCTGCCGCAATGGATGGTCAGGTAGCGGCAATTCGCCATGCACTTGATGAAGCTGGTTTTACAGACACCGCAATCATGTCTTACTCCACAAAATTTGCTTCAGCACTTTATGGCCCATTCCGAGATGCAGCGGGTTCATGCCTTAAAGGGGATAGAAAAACGTATCAGATGAACCCAATGAACCGCCGTGAAGCACTCCATGAGTCATTAATTGATGAACGTGAAGGTGCTGACGCATTGATGATAAAACCTGCGGGAGCCTATTTGGATATTATTCGTGATTTACGCGAACATACTCAATTACCTATCGGTGCTTATCAAGTCAGTGGCGAATATGCGCAAATTAAATTTGCTGCTCAAGCGGGTGCAATTGATGAAACGCGTGTGGCTCTTGAAACACTCGGGTCAATCAAACGCGCAGGGGCTGACCTCATTTTCACTTATTTTGCTTTACAATTAGCCGAAGCCAACGCGTTATAACCTCTTTCCGTTAAAGAAAATCGCACCACTGTATATAATCACAGTAGTGCGGTTTTTTGCCATTTTTGGTGAATAATAATACTTAAACTGCCTTACTTATAACCAAATGGCTATTTTGCTCTTTGCAATTCAAGTTGTTGAGTTAAAGTTTGAGCATAATGCTTCGCCTGTTCTGCCGTTGCCAAACCGGCAATTAATAAATCTTGTTTACCCGCAGATGTCGTTGCAACCACTCCCCAGTAATCAACTTCAACTGTAATACTTTCAGGGTTTTGATCTGGCATTGGCAAAATATCAAAATAGTCTTGTAATGGTGCAATAGTAATGGTGGTGTAATCTGCATTTAAGCCCAATGGAAATTCTTTATCTGCATATAGACGCAAATCATGAACTTCCGTTTCAGGTGTTCTCATCACAATAGAATATAAGTTAGGTATGTGCTCCAAAATGTCACGAACCTCTTCGTTCGCACCATCAAAATGGGATGTGGTTAATAAGATATCTGCTGCCCACAATGCCCCTTTATAGAAATCGGTTTCATTGATATCTGCCATACTCATTTCCTTTATAGTGTTTTCGATAAGCTCAGTCACATGGTGACCTGTACTCAAGCTATTACATTCAATTATTTTGCACAAAGAAACTTATTTATGGCGAACTTCACCCTATTTTCATTTAGCCTAGTTGCGACTATTTTCTCCTTTAATCTACCGTCTATTTAACACCATAACGTAGATTGCCATCAAAAATATTGAGAAAAAACAAGATTGATAAATAAGATTAAATATTAAAAAACAAAAACGCCCGTAGGATACAATCATACAGGCGTTTAGCTATTACGGTTTAATGATTAATGTAGCATCTGCCTTATCACATAATGCAAAATACCACCATGACGGTAATAATCCATCTCAGTTGACGTATCAATACGACAGCGAGTTATAACTTCCTTTATATCACCATTGCCATAAGTGATCCTCACTGTGATATCCTGCCCTGGGGTAATTGATTGTAACCCTGTGACATCAATGCGTTCATCTCCTTTTAACCCGAGCGTTTTGCGAGATACCCCATCTTTGAATTCTAGAGGTATAACCCCCATGCCAATCAAATTAGAACGGTGGATACGCTCATATGATTCAGTAATAACGACTCTCACACCTAATAAATTCGTGCCTTTCGCAGCCCAATCCCGGCTAGAACCTGAACCGTATTCTTTACCTGCGATTATGGCCAGTGGGCGATTTTCTTGTTGATACAACATTGCCGCATCATAAATCGCCATTTGTTTGCCAGTCGGTATATGTAAGGTATAGCCCCCTTCAACACCGGGCACCATTTCATTACGAATACGAATGTTTGCAAATGTCCCCCGCATCATCACTTCATGGTTACCACGACGCGAACCATAAGAGTTGAAATCTGCGACAGCAACACCGTGCTCTTGCAGATATCGCCCAGCAGGGCTCTCTTTTTTGATATTCCCCGCAGGAGAAATATGGTCAGTAGTTACCGAGTCGCCGAGGATCGCTAAAATATTTGCACCATGAATATCGTTGACCGGTGCTGGCTGGACTTTCATCCCCTCGAAGAAAGGTGGATGGCGAATATAGGTTGAGTCTTCTTGCCAAGAATAAGTGGAAGAACTTTCAACTTTTAATGCTCTCCAAGCGTCATCACCTTCAAAAACCGCATTATATTCCTTACGGAACATATCTGTTTTAACTTGCTGTACAGCTTGCGCAATTTCAGCACTCGATGGCCAAATATCTTTCAAGTAAACATCGTTACCTGATTTATCGACACCGATAGGATCGGTTTTCAAGTTGATATTCATATTACCCGCCAGCGCATAGGCAACCACAAGTGGCGGTGATGCTAACCAGTTGGTTTTCACCAGTGGGTGAATTCGCCCCTCAAAGTTACGGTTACCTGACAGCACGGCACCAACAGTAAGATCTGTTTGTTTAATCGCCTCTTCTATTGGTTCTGGTAATGGCCCTGAGTTACCTATACAGGTTGTACATCCATACCCAACAAGGTTAAATCCAAGCTTATCTAAATACGGCGTTAAGCCGGCAACGGCAAGATAATCAGTAACCACTTTAGAGCCCGGTGCCAATGAAGATTTAACCCATGGCTGGCGAACTAACCCTTTTTCAACAGCTTTTTTTGCTAATAGCCCCGCTGCCATTAATACACTTGGGTTCGACGTATTTGTACAAGATGTAATTGCTGCAATAACGACTGCGCCATCGGTTAACTCAAAGGTTTTATTTTGATATTTAACGGAAGGATAGCTTGATGGGGTTTTCTTGTTAACTTCTAACTCGACTGCACCGCGAAATGCTTTTGATACTTGGCTGAGTTCAACTCTGTCTTGTGGACGTTTAGGCCCTGCTAAGCTGGACTCCACCGTTGACATGTCTAACTCAAGTGTACTGGTAAAAATCGGTTCATCACCTGCATAACGCCATAAACCCTGCTCTTTACTATAAGCTTCCACCAGCGCAATTTCATCATCACTGCGCCCAGTTAAACGCATATAAGACAGTGTTACTTCATCAACAGGGAAAAAGCCACACGTTGCGCCATATTCAGGGGACATATTCGCAATTGTTGCTCGGTCTGCTAATGGCAAATCGGCCAAGCCATCACCATAAAATTCAACAAACTTACCCACTACACCATGTTGACGTAGCATTTGTGTTACCGTCAATACAAGGTCGGTTGCCGTTATCCCTTCGGGTAATTTCCCTGTTAATTTAAAGCCCACAACATCAGGGATCAGCATTGAAACCGGTTGGCCTAACATCGCGGCTTCAGCTTCAATACCACCGACACCCCATCCTAGTACACCGAGCCCGTTGATCATGGTTGTATGGGAGTCTGTTCCGACTAAGGTATCCGGGTAAGCATATAATTTACCGTCAATTTCTTCATGCCATACCGCCTTACCTAGGTATTCTAAATTAACTTGGTGACAAATACCGGTACCCGGTGGCACCACTTGAAAACGGTTAAATGCTTTTTGCCCCCAACGTAGAAATAAATAACGTTCATGGTTACGCGCCATTTCAATTTCGACGTTATCATCAAAAGCAGATTGTGTGGCAAACTCATCCACCATAACAGAGTGGTCAATCACTAAATCAACGGGAGACAGCGGGTTCACTTGCTCAACATTACCGCCTAGTGATTTAACCGCTTCACGCATCGCAGCAAGGTCAACAACCGCCGGAACTCCGGTAAAATCTTGCATGAGAACACGCGCGGGGCGATAAGCAATTTCCCTATCTGCATGCGCGTTTTTTTGCCAGTCAATGATGGCTTGTAAATCTTGTTCGACAACTGAGCTCCCATCAATATGACGTAATAGGTTTTCGAGTAAGACTTTTAATGACTTAGGTAACTTCGTCCCCTCACCGAGCTTTTTTTCAGCAAGCGCTAAACTGAAGTAATTATACTGCTTGTTTCCAACATTGAGTGTCGAGGCACTCGTTGTTTTTAGACTCAACGACATAACTCCTCCTTGGTTTTTATGACTATGGCAATATGTGTATTTACCACTATTATTTTTTGTTAACCAATTGTAATCATAGTTGCTCTAGAGATTTGATTTATAGATTTTGTGCCAAATATTGAATTTATCTCTATTAATAATAGGAAATTTAAGATAAGAAGGGAAATAAGTCAGAAAAAAACCGAGAACACCAGCTAGGTATTAATAATAAAAACCCTAGAAATACGATCACTAGGGTTCCTTCTTACAAATTAAGACAATGCAAAAATATAAAGAAATTAAATAATAGGCAGTTTCATATCTTTAAAAAATTCTTCAATTTCGTCATTGTTACGAATAGCAACCGCTTTATCGACCACATCACGCGTTAGATGCGGTGCGAAGCGCCACATAAAATCATACATATAACTACGTAAGAAACTGGTACGCTTAAAACCGATCTTAGTTGTGCTATAGCTGAACTTATCACGCATATCAATTACAACTAAATCGCTATCACTAACAGGATCAACCGCCATACTCGCAATAATACCAATCCCTAGGCCTAATCTAACGTAGGTTTTGATCACGTCTGCATCGGTTGCGGTAAAAATAATTTTAGGCTCAAGACCAATTTTCTGAAATGCCACATCTAATTCTGAACGACCAGTAAACCCATGGGTATAGGTTACAATTTGATATTCAGCAATATCCTCAATAGTGACATTTTTTTTCTCCGCAAGTGGATGGTCTTTTTGCACAACCACACAGCGATTCCAATGGTAGCATGGCAACATAATCAAATCGTTATAAAGGTGTAATGCTTCGGTTGCTATCGCAAAATCACTGTTACCTTTGCAAACTTCCTCAGCGATTTGCGTTGGTGAGCCTTGCTGCATGTGCAATGAGACATGTGGATAACGCTCAATAAAACCTTTGATGGTTGGAGGTAAAGCATAGCGAGCTTGTGTATGTGTCGTGGCAATACTCAAGCTGCCTCTATCTGGATAAGTATGTTCCCCAGCAACCGAGCGGATCGCTTCTATTTTTGATAACACTTCACGAGAGATCCGCACGACTTCTTCCCCTGCAGGGGTAACATGCGTTAAGTGCTTACCGCTACGTGCAAAAATTTGGATCCCCAGCTCATCCTCAAGCATCCGCACTTGTTTACTGATACCGGGCTGCGATGTAAAAAGCCCCTCAGCAGTTGAGGAGACATTCAAGTCATGGTTAACCACTTCAACAATATAACGTAATTGCTGCAATTTCATATTTCAGTCTACCTCATACATGGATAGTGTGCTTTTGCTATCTATAGCTAAAGAATATTAGATATAATCAAAAGTTATAATGGACTAATTTGATATAACAAATATAACATCATTATCATAAGAATAAACAGTATGATGATAAAATTTCATCTAAGTGCTATCCACAACGATGAAAAGCAGTAAGATTCTGCAAAGACGGATTAACTTTATTTCATTATGTGCTTCAATAAGTGAAATGAATTTTGCAAGGCCCTTACTGCAAGGTTTAACGTATTGGAGTGGATATCGTAATTCTCAACGAAGAGAGGTGGTTACATGCGTTTGAATGTTTTGGCTTTATTAATTGGTATGTCAACTATTTCTTTTGCCCCTACGCTATTGGCGAAAGAAGTCAGTTATGGACAACAAAAAATTGTTTTGTCTGATGCAATTGAACCCGGAAATGATTTTTATCGTTATGTTAATGACGATTGGATAAATAAAGCACAAATCCCTACTGGTATGCCACGCATTAACTCTTTTGTGGAATTATATTTAAACACAGAAAAACAAATTCAATCGATTATTGACCAACTACAGCAGATCCCTGAAAACAAGCTCACGCATAATCAACGAAATATTCGAAATTTATACCTCAGTTACCTGAATGAAAAAGCTATTGAGCAAGCTGGAATTACCCCAATAAAATCCGATTTAGATGCCATTTCTAAAGCTAAAAACCATAATGATATTAGCAAATTAATGACAAAACCCGACTATAAATCGCTGATTTCCTACTGGGTAGACTTAGATGCCAAAGCACCTGATACCTATGTACTTTATATCGGCCAAGGCGGTTTAGGGCTACCTAACCGTACTTATTACCTCGATAACACACCGCAAATGGAAGATATTCGAAAAAGTTATATCGCTTATATCGCTACCATGCTAGAGCTAGCCGGTGAAAAAGATGTCACACAGAAAGCACAGAAAATTTTTGATTTGGAAAAAGCAATTGCAACTGTACATTGGAGCCCTGAGGCCCGCCGTGACACGATCAAAAACTACCACGCGATGAGCTTAGCTGAAATGAAAAACCATACTCAAGGTTTTGATTGGAATAGCTTTATTACTAGCCGCAAGTTAACTGATAAACAACTTGAGAAAGTGATCGTTGAAACCGACAGCGCAGTGGAACAAACCGCAAAGATTTTTGCAGATACCCCAGTTTCAACATTAAAAGATTACTTAACCTTTCAGTACATTAGTGAACATGCACGTTATTTAAACCAAACCATCGCAGATGCGCAGTTTGATTTTTACTCGAAGAAACTTAATGGTATTGAAAAGCAACGCACCCGCCAAGAACGTGCGTTGCAAACCGTTAACTCACTCCAAGGTGAGCCTTTAGGGCAAATTTACGTCGAACAATATTTCGACCCACAAGCAAAAGAAAAAATTAAAGATTTGGTCAGTTATGTGAGAGGAACATTTAATTCACGCTTAAAAGTCAATGACTGGATGGATGAGCCCACTCGCCAAGAAGCCCTTAGAAAATTGGAACAATTTACGGTTAAAGTGGGTTATCCCGATCAATGGAATGACTTTAGTTCGATTAACCTCAAGCCCGATTCATTATTAGAGAATTATAAGCAAGTTCTAGCTTGGTCATATGATGATATGATTGGCAAAATTGGCCAACCTGTTCGTCAATGGGAATGGGGAATGACGCCACAAACAGTCAATGCCTATTTCAACCCAGTTCAAAACGAAATTGTGTTTCCTGCTGCTATTTTGCAAGCCCCTTTCTTTGACCCTAATGTTGACCCTGCCTATAACTATGGTGCAATAGGTGCCGTAATCGGCCACGAAATGGGCCATGGTTTTGACGACCAAGGTAGTCTATATGACGGTACTGGGCAATTACGTAACTGGTGGAGTGAGAGCGCCAAAACTCACTTTAAAGAAAAGACCGCTAAGCTTGTTGATCAATATAACGCATTTACTGTTGATGGTTTAAATGTAAATGGCGAGCTTACATTAGGGGAAAATATCGGTGACCTCGGTGGGTTAAATATTGCCTTGAGTGCTTATAAACAATTCGCCAAAGAAAGCTATCCAAATGGTGAGGCCCCAATTATTGACGGAACAACTGGGTTACAACGTTTCTTCATCGCTTGGGCTCGTACATGGCAAGAACTGTCAAATAAAGAATCTGAACGTAATAAGATTATGACTGACCCTCATAGTCCTAACCAATTCCGTGCTAATGGTGTAGTACGCAATATTGATGATTGGTACCAAACATTCGGTGTCGATAAAAATAGCGCTCTGTATTTGGCGCCAGAGCAACGTATTCGTATTTGGTAATTTATCAATGAAAAAAGAAGGCTCGAGATTTAACTTGAGCCTTCTTTCTATAGCTAGGCGCTAAGCCCTAAGAGCATACATCAGTATGTAACTAAAATCAGAAGCTTAAATAACAACTCTGTTGTTTAAATCACTTTCTAATTAATGCAATACTGTCGTTTAAATTACTTTATAATCAATACAATACGCTAAATAGTTCAAGTTGTGGCTAGGCAGCAAGCGGCGCTAAGCCCTAGGAGCATACATAAGTATGTGACTAGGGTTAGCAAGCGCAGCTAACAACGCCACAGCTTGAAATATGACGCGTATTATTTGATGACGCCGCAGGCCATTCTAGCCCCACCACCGCCTAACGCTTCTGGATTATCAGAATAGTTATCACCACCCACATGCACCATCAATGCACGATCTTGAACATCTTTGAGTGATTTTAAACGTGGTGCTAATACCGCATAATCAGCATTACCTTGGCTATCGGCAACTAGGCCAGGTAAATCGCCTAAATGCCCTGTATTATCATAAGGACCTTTATGGACACCTGTTTTAGCTGTGTCTAAATGACCACCTGCTTTTAATGCTGGAACTGATTTACCGTCTTTTTCTCCGGGTTCACAGCTTGGGTTTTCATGAATATGAAACCCATGAATGCCAGCTTGCAGGCCCGTTAATTTGGGCGTGAACAGTAATCCATATTCCGTTTCTGAGATAACAACCTCACCTATTGCTTTACCATCACCTGTTGGGGTCGCTTCTTTTAATACAACAGTAGATTGAGCAGCGTATGCTGTCCCCGCTGTCAATAATGCAGCCAGTAAACACATTTTTAACTTCATTTTGCCTCCGGTGTATAACTTTTATCTATCATTCCATCGACTTACCTAAACACCTTAACAAGGTAAGAACTATTACTGTCAATTGATAACCACAACGACTTTATCTTAAGTTAACACAAATTAGTTATCACTTTGGTGCTACATTTGAGTTTAGTTGAAAATTGGCGGTTATATCACAGTGAGCGATAAGAAATAAAGGAAATGACCGTATAACAGTGGGTTATTCACCGATAGGCATTGATATGAAATTGACAAGTTAACAAAAAAGCCAATCAAATTAAATGATTGGCTTTTTTTCTTGAAAACAAAAGAGAACAATTATTTCTCTTTCACTTCCCATTTACCGTCAACGTAAAACGCACTCCAACCCGTTGCTTTGCCATTTTTTTCTGAAGAAACATATTGTTGCTTCGTTTTACGGCTAAAACGGACGACAGTTGGGTTACCTTCGCCATCTTCAGCTGGTGCTTCCGCCAAATAAGCAAGTTTTTCAGGTAAACGGTCTTTAAAGCGTTGTAATTCTGCAACTAATGGTGCACGTGTTTCCCGTGATTTAGGGAATGTATTTGCCGCAAGGAAAACCCCAGCTGCGCCATCACGTAACACAAAATACGCATCGGACTTTTCACATGGAAGTTCCGGTAATGGAACCGGATCTTCTTTCGGTGGTGCGACTTCACCACTTCGTAAAATTTTACGCGTATTTTTACACTCTTCGTTGGTACACCCCATGTACTTACCAAAACGCCCCATTTTCAGGTGCATTTCCGAACCACACTTGTCACATTCAATGACTGGGCCATCGTAACCCTTAATACGGAATTCGCCTTCTTCGATTTCATAGCCTTCACATGCCGGGTTATTACCACAGACATGTAATTTACGGCCATTATCAATCAAATAGCTGTCCATCGCGGTGCCACATTTTGGACAACGACGTTTTGCTCTTAACGCATTAGTTTCCGCA is drawn from Providencia huaxiensis and contains these coding sequences:
- a CDS encoding M13 family metallopeptidase, which produces MRLNVLALLIGMSTISFAPTLLAKEVSYGQQKIVLSDAIEPGNDFYRYVNDDWINKAQIPTGMPRINSFVELYLNTEKQIQSIIDQLQQIPENKLTHNQRNIRNLYLSYLNEKAIEQAGITPIKSDLDAISKAKNHNDISKLMTKPDYKSLISYWVDLDAKAPDTYVLYIGQGGLGLPNRTYYLDNTPQMEDIRKSYIAYIATMLELAGEKDVTQKAQKIFDLEKAIATVHWSPEARRDTIKNYHAMSLAEMKNHTQGFDWNSFITSRKLTDKQLEKVIVETDSAVEQTAKIFADTPVSTLKDYLTFQYISEHARYLNQTIADAQFDFYSKKLNGIEKQRTRQERALQTVNSLQGEPLGQIYVEQYFDPQAKEKIKDLVSYVRGTFNSRLKVNDWMDEPTRQEALRKLEQFTVKVGYPDQWNDFSSINLKPDSLLENYKQVLAWSYDDMIGKIGQPVRQWEWGMTPQTVNAYFNPVQNEIVFPAAILQAPFFDPNVDPAYNYGAIGAVIGHEMGHGFDDQGSLYDGTGQLRNWWSESAKTHFKEKTAKLVDQYNAFTVDGLNVNGELTLGENIGDLGGLNIALSAYKQFAKESYPNGEAPIIDGTTGLQRFFIAWARTWQELSNKESERNKIMTDPHSPNQFRANGVVRNIDDWYQTFGVDKNSALYLAPEQRIRIW
- the sodC gene encoding superoxide dismutase family protein, with protein sequence MKLKMCLLAALLTAGTAYAAQSTVVLKEATPTGDGKAIGEVVISETEYGLLFTPKLTGLQAGIHGFHIHENPSCEPGEKDGKSVPALKAGGHLDTAKTGVHKGPYDNTGHLGDLPGLVADSQGNADYAVLAPRLKSLKDVQDRALMVHVGGDNYSDNPEALGGGGARMACGVIK